GTCACCTTGCAGAATTCTGGATGATAGAGCCTGAAATGGCTTTTTATGACCTGGAAGACAATATGAACCTGGCTGAAAGCTTTATCAGGCATATCATCAAATACGTGGTAGAACATAACTATGATGATCTTGAGTTCCTTGACCGCCGTCTTGCCGAGGAAGAAAAGCAACTGCCCCAGGACAAGCGCAGTGAAATGGGTTTATTGCAGAAGCTTGAATTTGTACTGAATAACGACTTTGAGCGTATTACGTATACCGAGGCGATAGATATTCTGCTGGCGAGCCCGGCTTATAAGAAGAAGAAGTTCCAGTACGAGGTGAAATGGGGTGTAGATATGCAAAGTGAGCATGAGCGTTATCTTGTAGAGAAGCATTTCAAGAAGCCTGTGATCGTTACGAACTATCCTAAGGATATCAAGTCGTTTTACATGCGTTTGAACGACGATGGCCAAACGGTTGCGGCGATGGACATCCTGGCTCCCGGCATTGGTGAGATCGTAGGTGGTTCTCAAAGGGAGGAGCGCCTGGACAAGCTGGAGGAGCGTATGGAGCAAATGCATATTCCTGCTGAAGAAATGAGCTGGTATCTTGACACCCGCCGCTTTGGTACGGTGCCGCATGCCGGCTTCGGGCTTGGATTTGAGCGTATTGTTCTTTTTGTAACCGGTATGACCAATATCAGAGACGTTATACCTTTTGCGCGTACGCCTAAGAACTGTGAGTTTTAGCGCCATTGGCCAATTATATTCCACAGGGGCTGTACCGGTTTGCGGTGCAGCCTTTTTTTAAAATATTTCTGAAAACTATGACTTCCGTATCTAAAACTTATCCGGACTTTTTGCAGCAGATTCAGGAGCCGCTGGCCGGCATTCGTGAACAACTGATCAACCATCCGCTTTATGCGCGGCTTAAAACTGTAGATGACATCCGCGTATTCACTGCGCAGCATGTTTATGCTGTATGGGATTTTATGTCGCTGCTTAAATCGTTACAGGGGCATCTTACCTGTGTTAATGTGCCGTGGGTACCTACGGGCAATGCCAATACACGTTACCTGATCAACGAAATAGTGCTTGGGGAGGAAACTGATATTGACGAGTCGGGCGTCAGGATGAGTCATTTTGAGTTG
The Filimonas effusa genome window above contains:
- the asnS gene encoding asparagine--tRNA ligase, which gives rise to MFNNRVKIKTLLTGDALTGSEVIVMGWVRNFRNNQFIDLNDGSTNQNIQVVVALDLLDDATRKRITTGASMRVKGAVVPSLGKGQKVEVKASSVEILGDSDAEKYPLQPKKHSLEFLREIAHLRFRTNTFGAVFRIRHSLAFAIHQFFNEKGFIYLHTPIITASDAEGAGEMFRVTTLPTDNPPRNEDGSINYKEDFFGKSTNLTVSGQLEGELGAMAFSEIYTFGPTFRAENSNTTRHLAEFWMIEPEMAFYDLEDNMNLAESFIRHIIKYVVEHNYDDLEFLDRRLAEEEKQLPQDKRSEMGLLQKLEFVLNNDFERITYTEAIDILLASPAYKKKKFQYEVKWGVDMQSEHERYLVEKHFKKPVIVTNYPKDIKSFYMRLNDDGQTVAAMDILAPGIGEIVGGSQREERLDKLEERMEQMHIPAEEMSWYLDTRRFGTVPHAGFGLGFERIVLFVTGMTNIRDVIPFARTPKNCEF